From a region of the Triticum aestivum cultivar Chinese Spring chromosome 7D, IWGSC CS RefSeq v2.1, whole genome shotgun sequence genome:
- the LOC123169284 gene encoding uncharacterized protein, whose protein sequence is MQQAKVKVKDGSSALRAKAKIAWAKLAEKVEAATSRSHDERKLAHERGRAKVAAAEAQLHREKVAHREAAMEHRLHKHAGVGGHNHKHDAGGVH, encoded by the coding sequence ATGCAGCAAGCGAAGGTGAAGGTGAAGGACGGCTCGAGCGCGCTGAGGGCCAAGGCGAAGATCGCGTGGGCCAAGCTGGCGGAGAAGGTGGAGGCGGCGACGTCGAGGTCGCACGACGAGCGGAAGCTGGCGCACGAGCGCGGCAGGGCCAAGGTTGCCGCCGCCGAGGCGCAGCTGCACCGTGAGAAGGTGGCGCACCGCGAGGCGGCCATGGAGCACCGCCTCCACAAGCACGCCGGCGTGGGCGGCCACAACCACAAGCACGACGCCGGTGGCGTGCACTGA
- the LOC123169283 gene encoding oligopeptide transporter 7 translates to MASSSRSHQEAELDGDHISSPLLPSSTSRSSPERDEEEEEGENSPIEQVALTVPVGDDPDTPVLTFRMWVLGVLSCAVLSFLNQFFWYRKEPLTVTAISAQVAVVPLGRLMAAALPERAFFRGRPYEFTLNPGPFNVKEHVLITIFANAGAGTVYAIHVVTAVRVFYGKNLSFFVSLLVVLTTQVLGFGWAGIFRRYLVEPATMWWPANLVQVSLFRALHEKERRRKGGFTRNQFFLVAFVSSFAYYVFPGYLFQMLTSLSWICWVFPHSVLVQQLGSGLHGLGIGTIGLDWASVSSYLGSPLVSPWFATVNVGAGFFIIMYVITPIGYWFNFYKARTFPIFSADLFTSTGQKYNISAIVDDHFHFDTEAYERNGPLYLSTLLAITYGVSFASLTATIVHVLLFHGSEILQLSRSTFQGKSMDIHTKLMRRYKKVPEWWFICILLVSIAATIFACEYYIEQLQLPWWGVLLACVIAFFFTLPIGIITATTNQTPGLNIVTEYIIGYLYPGRPVANMCFKVYGYISMHQALMFLQDFKLGHYMKIPPRTMFMAQVAGTSIAAFVYLGTAWWLMDTIPNICNIDLLSADNPWTCPTDHVFYDASVIWGLIGPRRIFGVLGTYSAVNWFFLGGAIAPLLVWFAHKAFPSQNWILLINMPVMIGCTVKMPPATAVNYTTWILVGFLSGYVVYRYRRDWWERHNYLLSGALDAGLAFMAVLIYLCLGLENISLNWWGNDLDGCPLASCPTAKGIVVKGCPVYN, encoded by the exons ATGGCGTCCTCCTCCCGCTCCCACCAAGAAGCGGAGCTCGATGGCGACCACATCTCCTCCCCACTCC TGCCGTCGTCGACGTCGCGCAGCTCGCCGGAgcgggatgaggaggaggaggagggggagaactCGCCGATCGAGCAGGTGGCGCTGACGGTGCCGGTGGGCGACGACCCGGACACGCCGGTGCTCACCTTCCGGATGTGGGTCCTCGGCGTCCTCTCCTGCGCCGTGCTCTCCTTCCTCAACCAGTTCTTCTGGTACCGCAAGGAGCCGCTCACAGTCACCGCCATCTCCGCCCAGGTCGCCGTCGTGCCGCTCGGCCGGCTCATGGCGGCCGCGCTGCCGGAGCGCGCCTTCTTCCGCGGCAGGCCGTACGAGTTCACCCTCAACCCAGGGCCGTTCAACGTGAAGGAGCACGTGCTGATCACCATCTTCGCCAACGCCGGCGCCGGCACCGTCTACGCCATCCACGTCGTCACCGCCGTCCGCGTCTTCTACGGCAAGAATCTATCCTTCTTCGTCTCCCTCCTCGTCGTCCTCACCACGCAGGTGCTCGGGTTCGGGTGGGCGGGGATTTTCCGGCGGTACCTCGTGGAGCCGGCGACCATGTGGTGGCCGGCCAACCTCGTGCAGGTCTCCCTCTTCAG GGCGCTCCATGAGAAAGAAAGACGTCGAAAAGGCGGCTTCACGCGCAACCAGTTCTTCCTGGTGGCGTTCGTCAGTAGCTTCGCATACTACGTCTTCCCGGGCTATCTGTTTCAGATGCTCACCTCCCTCTCCTGGATCTGCTGGGTCTTCCCCCACTCAGTGCTTGTCCAGCAGCTCGGCTCAGGCCTCCACGGGCTCGGCATTGGCACGATCGGCCTCGACTGGGCGTCTGTCTCCTCCTACCTTGGGAGCCCTCTCGTCAGCCCCTGGTTTGCCACCGTAAATGTCGGCGCgggcttcttcatcatcatgtatGTAATCACCCCTATCGGGTACTGGTTTAACTTCTACAAGGCACGGACCTTCCCTATCTTCTCTGCCGATCTCTTCACCTCGACCGGGCAGAAGTACAACATCTCGGCCATCGTGGACGACCATTTCCATTTCGACACGGAGGCCTACGAGAGAAATGGGCCACTATATCTCAGCACTCTATTGGCAATCACATACGGTGTCAGCTTCGCATCACTAACTGCGACGATCGTTCATGTTCTCTTGTTCCATGGAAG CGAAATTTTGCAGTTAAGTAGATCAACATTTCAAGGGAAAAGCATGGACATACATACAAAGCTAATGAGGAGATATAAGAAGGTCCCTGAGTGGTGGTTCATCTGCATCCTTCTTGTTAGCATTGCTGCCACTATATTTGCTTGTGAGTATTACATCGAGCAGCTCCAGCTGCCCTGGTGGGGAGTACTGCTTGCATGTGTCATTGCCTTTTTCTTCACCCTCCCAATTGGAATCATCACAGCGACAACAAACCAG ACCCCGGGATTAAACATCGTCACAGAGTATATCATCGGGTACTTGTACCCTGGACGACCCGTCGCGAATATGTGCTTTAAGGTTTACGGTTATATCAGCATGCATCAAGCTTTGATGTTTCTGCAAGATTTTAAGTTGGGCCACTACATGAAGATTCCCCCAAGGACAATGTTTATGGCTCAG GTTGCAGGAACATCAATTGCGGCATTTGTGTACCTTGGAACGGCATGGTGGCTGATGGACACAATCCCCAACATCTGCAACATTGACCTTCTCTCAGCGGACAACCCCTGGACATGCCCCACTGATCATGTGTTCTATGATGCGTCGGTCATATGGGGACTTATTGGACCGCGCAGAATATTTGGGGTCTTGGGAACTTACTCGGCAGTGAACTGGTTCTTCTTGGGAGGTGCTATTGCTCCGCTGTTGGTATGGTTTGCACACAAGGCATTCCCCAGCCAGAATTGGATCTTACTCATCAACATGCCCGTGATGATCGGTTGCACTGTCAAGATGCCGCCTGCCACTGCAGTAAACTACACCACATGGATACTTGTTGGGTTTCTGTCAGGTTATGTGGTTTATAGGTATCGACGTGACTGGTGGGAGCGGCACAATTACCTGCTCTCGGGTGCACTAGATGCAGGTTTGGCGTTCATGGCTGTCTTAATTTACTTGTGCCTAGGCTTGGAGAACATTAGTTTGAATTGGTGGGGCAATGACTTGGATGGATGTCCCCTGGCTTCTTGCCCCACTGCTAAAGGTATAGTTGTCAAGGGGTGCCCTGTGTACAACTGA